The Magnetospirillum sp. XM-1 genomic interval TGAAGGTGGTCGGGATCTTCCGCAGCAACATCACCCTGATGGACAATTTCGAGGTCTATACCTTGCTGAAGAAGGCGCAGATCCTCCAGAACCGCCCCAACGTCATCAACCGCCTCAATCTCCGGCTGGACGACGTGGAGCAGGCCGGGCCGCTGGCCGCCGAGATCGAGCGCCGCTTCGGCTACCGCTCCGAGCCCTGGATGGAGCAGTCGCGCAACGTGCTGGGCATCTTCGTCATCCAGAACGCCATCATGTATTCCACGGTCAGCGCCATCCTGATCGTCGCCTGCTTCGGCATCTTCAACGTCATCTCCACCGTGGTGTTCGAAAAGACCAGGGATATCGGCATCCTCAAATCCATGGGGTTCCGGGACAAGGACATCCGCCGCATCTTCGTCATGGAAGGCCTGATCGTCGGGCTGATCGGCACGGTGATCGGCTGGCTGATGGGCTGGGGCCTGATCGAGTTCATGGCCTCGCTGGATTTCCAGATGGAAGGCTTCGTCAAGGCCCAGGGCTTCGTGCTCTACCGCACGCCACGCCACTACGCCATCAGCGCCGCCATGGCCATCACCTCGGCCACCCTGGCGGCCTGGGTGCCGGCGCGCCGCGCCTCGCGTCTCAATCCGGTGGACATCGTCAGGGGGGCGGGGTGACACACACAGCCATCGAAGCCAGAGGCGTCACCCGCGACCTGCCCGGCCCGGTGCCGGTGACCCTGGTCAGGGATATCGACCTGACCATCGGACGGGGCGAGTTCGTGGCGGTAACCGGGCCTTCGGGCTCGGGCAAGTCGTCGCTGCTTTACCTGCTGGGGCTGCTCGATGTCCCCACTGCCGGGTCCATCAGCTTGCTGGGCAGGCAAACCGGCGGGCTTACGCCCGACGCCATGGCCGAACTGCGCCTGGCCTCCATCGGCTTCGTCTTCCAGTTCCACTTCCTGCTGCCGGAATTCACCTGCCAGGCCAATGTGGAGATCCCCATCCGCCGGCTGGGCAATTTAAGCGATTCCCAGGCCCGCCAGCGGGCCGCCGGGCTGCTGGACTCGCTGGAACTGGCCGATCACCGGCGCAAATATCCCGACCAGCTGTCGGGTGGCCAGCGGCAGCGCGTCGCCATCGCCCGGGCGCTGGCCAACGACCCGCCGCTGATCCTGGCCGACGAGCCTACCGGCAACCTGGACACCCGGACCGCCCATCTGGTGTTCGAGTTGTTCCGCGACCTCGCCCACCGGCAGAGCCGAACGGTGGTGGTGGTCACCCATGACGCCGAACTGGCGCAAACTGCCGACCGCCGCATCCATCTGGTGGACGGGCGAATCGTCGACTGATCGGGAAGTGGGACGGGGCGGGCCTTCTGCCCGCCATTGGCCTTGATGCGGGGTCAGACGCCCATCTTGGCGGCAAGGATGGCCGCCTGGGTGCGGTTCTCGCAGCCCAGCGCCCGCAGGATGGCGGTGACGTGCAGCTTGACGGTGATCTCGGCCAGG includes:
- a CDS encoding ABC transporter permease, producing the protein MLPLGLSIALQHLRHRRRQTLVSLLGVSLGVAFFIGISAMMQGFQRDFIARIIDVQPHIIVKDEVRAAPRQAVERAYPDGAISLRGLKPREEVRGIRGARNMLATLEEMPGVHVAPALSGNLLLRFGGKDVSVNVTGIQPERERHVTHLEKDLLSGSLDALYTTSNGIILGEGVAAKAGIRKDDLISAVSPQGVMLKMKVVGIFRSNITLMDNFEVYTLLKKAQILQNRPNVINRLNLRLDDVEQAGPLAAEIERRFGYRSEPWMEQSRNVLGIFVIQNAIMYSTVSAILIVACFGIFNVISTVVFEKTRDIGILKSMGFRDKDIRRIFVMEGLIVGLIGTVIGWLMGWGLIEFMASLDFQMEGFVKAQGFVLYRTPRHYAISAAMAITSATLAAWVPARRASRLNPVDIVRGAG
- a CDS encoding ABC transporter ATP-binding protein, with product MTHTAIEARGVTRDLPGPVPVTLVRDIDLTIGRGEFVAVTGPSGSGKSSLLYLLGLLDVPTAGSISLLGRQTGGLTPDAMAELRLASIGFVFQFHFLLPEFTCQANVEIPIRRLGNLSDSQARQRAAGLLDSLELADHRRKYPDQLSGGQRQRVAIARALANDPPLILADEPTGNLDTRTAHLVFELFRDLAHRQSRTVVVVTHDAELAQTADRRIHLVDGRIVD